The following is a genomic window from Canis lupus dingo isolate Sandy chromosome 26, ASM325472v2, whole genome shotgun sequence.
tcttcagtGGCCCGAACATGTAACTTGATCCTTATTGTTCTGGATGTCCTGAAACCCTTGGGACataaaaagataattgaaaatgAGCTGGAAGGCTTTGGCATTCGTTTGAACAGCAAACCCCCCAACATTGGCTTTAAGAAGAAGGATAAAGGAGGCATTAATCTCACGGCCACTGTAAGTGGAGGGGATATGGGCCAGGCTTCTGAAGGTACTGGGGTAGAGAATAGATCGAGGTATAGGGATGTTGAACTTTGGAAATCACCTGGCTTCTGCCAGCACTAACTGAGGTAACGAAATGACCTTGTAGTGACTGACAGATAGGAAAAGAATTAATCTCAGccttaatttcatttcttcttttgggtTATTTGATGTGGTATGGGACCAGCCTTCATGAAGTAGATGGCTGCTAAtatcttgtgttttcatttatttaacataacACAGATTTATAGAGTGCCTATCCTGTGCCAAGCATTCTTTTAGGCTCTTGTTTGGTAAGGGAGTAGGTTAGAAGAGAGAGCAAAATAGACAAAAGTCTCTGTCCATACATTCTATGTGGAAAAGTAGTGAACAAAACTAATGAGTTAATACAATATATTAGATGATAAATCTAAGGACAAAAACAGGGAAAAGAGTGTTGGTGGGAGAGTTGATTAGAGAAGTCTTCACTGAGGTGACATGAGGGAGTGAACAAAAGGACTGTCTtggggaagaacattccatgTAGAGGAAACATCCAAGTGTAAAGCCCTGAGAGGTACAGCATGCTTTTGCATGTTTGGGGAATAGCATAGTGAGCAAGTAGGAGAGTGGTAAGAGATGAAGTCATAGCATAGGACCATACATGCTTTTACTTTGCAAAAAATGGATAACTCTTGGTTGGGTTCCAATTTATGGAGTGAGCAGAATTTGATTTAGGTTTTGGTGGAATCAGTCTAGTTTGTTGAGATGAGAAAAGATTGAATTGGGTTAAGAACAGAAGAAACCAAAGCAGAGAAGCCATTTAagaggttattaaaaaaaaaaaaaggggggggggggttatttcAGCAATCCAGTCAAGAAGTGATAGTTTTCAGAGCAGAGTTGTAACAATGGGGGAGATAAATGGTTGATTTATCAAAAGATTTTGAGAGTAGCTGGGTAGGAATTACTTGTGGATTGGATATGAGTTGTGAGAGAGATGactataagtttttttttcctgagctagAAAAATAGACTCCCATTACTAAAATGGTAAGACTTTGAGTAGGATGGGgttggagaggaggggaagattAGGATGTTCAGTTTGAGATGCTAGTCAGACACCCAGTAGGTATATGAGGAATTATCTAGGCTTGGAGAGGTATACATTTGGTGTTTAGTAACTCTGGAGCCATGAGCTTATCTGAGATAACTAGGAAATGAGTATAAATAGAAAGTAGGTTCAAGGATTTCGCTTTATGTTCCCTTCAGTGATTAGAGGTTGGGAGATGGGAAGAATCAGCAAATAAGACTTTttagacaaagaagaaagaaaatcaggaaaaccAGTTTCTTTACTTAGTTTCCAAGATTGGAGGAGTGATCAACTCTGTCCAGTGCTGCTTGCTTCTAAGTCATATAATTGAAGATTGAGAATTTCCTGTAACATTTAACATTCTAGAAATCCAGATGATATGACTAGCACAGAGTTAAACTGTCCTGCTGAGGAGATCTTTCTCATTATCCTTTCATAATGTTTAAATTTGAacatttaatgtttaatatttctgtatttatttgctaAGGCTGCCATAGTAAAGTACTgtagattgggtggcttaaacaatagatacttttttttttaaagattttattattcatgagagacagagagagagagagagagagaggcagagacacaggcagagggagaagcaggctccgtgcagggatcctgatgaaggacttgatctcggaactccaggatcatgccccgcgctgaaggcaggcgctaaactgctgagccatccagggatcccctacttattttattttaattctggagGCACTAGATGTCTGAGATCAAGATATGAGCAGGATTGGTTTCTTTGAGTTCTCTACTTGGTTTGTAGATAGCTATCATCTTCCTGTGCCTTCACATGGTTTTCCCCTCTGTGGGTCTATATCCTAGTCTCCCTTTCTTGTATGGACATTAGTGCCACTTGAATTAGGGCTTATCCATATGACTGATTTCATTTTAACGTAGTTACTTCTTTAAAGACTCTATCTTTAACCCtcacagtcacattctgagatacctGGGATTTAGGAggtcagcatatgaatttgggtaGGAGTGATTCAGTCCCTAGCATCTTCATTCGAGTTTGGAAAGATTAATAGTTTTGAAGTATTTTCTAATAAAAGTCAATTACTCTCATCCAGAATAACAGactttagaaatgaatttttatatcttAGGATTATCCAGGTATAATGATAAATACTCCTGGGAGATTTTTTTGCTCTGTGACCAGTTACTGTCTTCTCTGCACATTCAGTGCCCTCAGAGTGAGCTGGATGCTGAGACTGTGAAGAGCATTCTGGCTGAATACAAAATTCACAATGCTGATGTGACGCTGCGTAGTGATGCCACAGCAGACGACCTCATCGATGTGGTGGAAGGAAACAGGTACTGACCAAGTGTATGATCTGGTgtctgaatttgaatttgaagcCTTATAGTGGAAACAACATTGGATTATGAATCTGTAAGACATTGATTCTAACTCTAGGTCTGCTACTATCTCATAATAGTGGGCCTTGGTTTTGTTAGCTGTAAATTGGAGGGTTGGTTTTAATTTCTGGCATCcttctttgctctgaaatttgATTACGATGGTCgaattcctcttttctttcttttcttttcttttcttttcttttcttttcttttcttttcttttcttttcttttctttttttcctttcctttttcctttttccttttcctttttccttttcctttttcctttttcctttttcttttcctttcctttcctttcctttccttccctttccttccctttccccttccctttccccttccctttccccttccctttccccttccctttccctccctttcctttttccttccctttcctttcatctattcatgggagacacagagaaggagaagcaggctccaggcagggagccccatgtgggactcgatcccaggactccaggatcacaccctgggccaaaggcagacgcccaaccactgagccacccaggcatccctaaattccccatttcttttttttttttttttaaagattttatttatttattcatagagacacacagagagagagaggcagagatacaggcagagggagaagcaggctccacgcggagagcccgacgtgggactcgatctagggtctccaggatcacgccctgggctgcaggtggcgctaaaccgctgcgccaccggggctacccaaaTTCCCCATTTCTATTACTTTTTGTGAATTAGTCTGTCCCCTACCTAAGCTGTGTCATAAGATGGTGAAGAGAGTAGTTCTCAATCTGCTCTCCCAGAATCCATCTGAGAAATTCTATAGGGTACCTATAGAATTCAGAGCATGCTTGGCTGTATATGTTCTAAGGGTAACCTAAAGATATAAACCTAAAGATAGCCAAAGGCAGCTAAAGTACCATGAAAAACTagtattagtattttaaattaaataataatttaagccACTATTAAAGTTTTTCCTGGCATTTgagcataatatttttttttaaaagcttatttattgggatccctgggtggcgcagcggtttggcgcctgcctttggcccagggcgcgatcctggggacctgggatcgaatcccacgtcgggctcccggtgcatggagcctgcttctccctctgcctgtgtctctgcctctctctctctctgtgagactatcataaataaataaaaatttataaaaaaaaaaaaaagcttatttatttatttatgagacacacagactgagagagagaggcagagacataggcagagggagaagcagcctcctggcagggagtctgatgtgggactccatcctggatcctgggatcacgacctgagctgaaggcaggcgcccaaccgctgagccacccaggtgtcccatgagcatattttttaattgctttcctGTTTATTGGATGCATTTATTCGATtctcatttgaaaacaaaagccaATTCTTTGAGTTAGGCATTGTATAAGTGAGGCAATTGAAGCCTGAAAAGTTGTGACTTGCTATAAATTAATAGTAACCTCAGCTGCCGTATTGATATGGACATTAGGATTGTGACATTGTTAgatgttacattttttattttaaaaattgaatatattattaaaaatacatttacaattcaTAAAACAACTTTGTGGGAAATTGACTCTGAGACTTGCCCAAGGGATTTAGATCTAGGAAGTAACAGAGCTGGGAGTAGGTTTTTGTGTGATTCCAAAACTTGTGTTCTTATGATGCATCTCAGTAATTACCTGCATGGTTCAGACAGGGTTTGAGTTTTGTTACATCTCAACTCATAGTTCACTTTTTGGACATTGTACTTTATTTTGGTAGGAAGCCTTTTGGGGGCAGGGTTGAGGGGTTGATCTGCTTTTTATGATGCTTTTTATGAGTCTCTGATTTGGCGTTCTGGGCTTGGAGATGCTCATAATCGCACtgacagtcttttcaacagcTCCAGACTAATgtcctatttttcttctatttctgtagaGTTTATATCCCTTGTATCTATGTGTTGAATAAGATTGATCAGATCTCCATTGAGGAATTGGATATCATCTATAAGGTGCCTCATTGTGTACCCATTTCTGCCCATCACCGCTGGAATTTTGATGACCTATTGGAAAAGATCTGGGACTATCTGAAACTAGTGAGGATGTAAGTCTTCGTGGAAAGGTCATATGGTTGTAGGAATTAAAACAAAGTGTCCTAAAATGATACTATCTGGAGCTCATTAACACAGTTTGTCTCATTTtggagatataaataaataaatatctgctaGGCCATATTGAGGGCCTTCTTCCTTAATTGGAGGTTATCTGTGTCTGATCTTCTCAGGGGTGATGGAGGGTTGATTTGCATTCAGTACATTAAGCATTCCAAGAAGTAGGAAACCTCTGCTCCCTCTTTGTTCTAGTTACACCAAACCCAAAGGCCAGTTGCCTGATTATACATCTCCAGTGGTGCTGCCTTATTCCAGGACTACAGTGGAGGATTTCTGCATGAAGATTCATAAAAATCTtatcaaagaatttaaatagtAAGTATCATGGGCATGTAGTGCCTTCTCTTCCCTGTGGGCTACTGATTCCACAAACTAGCAATTCTTAGGGTAGCATTAAGAAAATGGCATCAGGGGGTTGCTAAAATGCTTGCCTGGCTAGAATTCTGCAGTGTcttcctatttattcattcattcatttgagacatgggcagagggaaaagcaggctccctttggggagactcaatccccggcctccaggatcatgactaagccaaaggcaggtgctcaaccctgagccactcaagtgcctctTCAGTCCTAAAACCATGCTAAATTGGAGCAAGAAGAGCTTTAGAAGCCTTGTCAGGTCAGGATGGCTGACAGTACACGGCTctgattttctcttgttaattaGTTTCCCTCTTGGCAAACATAAACGTCAATTCTTCTTGCCAGCATCATACTGGCCTCCTGTGGGTGCTGAGACCCCCTGTGGACCTTAAGCATGGGTAAATGCCCCTAAATCTCCTACATATACTTTCATTGCTGTTACAGGCTGAAAGAAATTTATAACATCTTATTTTGAGCTAATTGagctaattttatttcattttttatttttattttttatttttatttaaagcttttatttattcatgagagacagagagagagagaggtagagacacagcagagggagaagcaggctccatgcagggagccccacgtgggactctatcccaggtctctaggatcacgccccggactgcaggcagcgccaaaccactgtgccaccggggctgccctatttcattttttaaagatttatttgagagagaagtgtGCTTGTACACACATgggtagggagagggacagagaatctcaagcggattCCTTaccgagcacagagcctgacagagggtttgatctcatgaccttgagaccatgacctgaaccaaaagcaagagtcagattcccaaccaactgagctactttAGGCACCCCTGAGCTAagtttagatttacagaaaagttgaaaaaatagtgCAAAGAATTTCTTTATATCCCTCACCACTCTTCTAACATTATCAGCTCACataactatagtaatcaagaacAATTTTTtgcccatcaattgatgaatggatggagaagatgatgtgtatatacatacaatagaatatcagccatgaaagagaataaaatcttgtcatttgcaatgacatggatggagctagagagtattatgctaagtgaagtaagtcagaaaaaaaaccatatgatttcacttatatgtggaatttaagaaacaaatgagcacaaggggaaaaaggagaaaacaagaaatagactcttaattatggagaaggaactgatggttgccagaggggagatagTTGGGATGGGTgggataggtgatggggattaaggagtgcccttgtgatgagcactgggtgaagcatgttgaatcactgtattgtacgcTGGAACTAATACAACACTGAAGTAACTggaattaagataaaaacttaaaaaaaaaaatacttgtttctgATCCTGAGAATACCGAGAGTGAAGACCTTTATTAAACTTCACATTCCTTTCATCGAAAATAACTTCTAAGTGCAGGTGCTAATTTCCACTATCCTCAAACTGTTAAGTTTTGGCATATACTTGAATCAGTGAAGGAGAGTCTtgtaaagttaaatattttcctttttcaaaccttaaaggtttcttttttttttttttttttttttttttttaagattttatttattcatgagacagagagagagaggcagagacacaggcagagggagaagcaggctccatgcagggagcccaatgtgggactcgatcctgggtttccaggatcacgccctgggctgaaggcagcactaaaccgctgagccaccagggctgcccaccttaAAGGTTTCTGTATAGCTCTTGCCTTCCATGGTGGCAGAACACTGACGCCTCTAGAGTTGTAAGTTAATGAGGGAATTAAATGAGAAGGGAGGAAAATGTTTTGGAGAAGAGACATATCAAAGCAGTTAGAATTTTATTTggtcactgtttttgttttattttgttttgtttttttttccccattatggAAGAAATAGCACTTTAACTATCTTAATAGAAAAACATGtagcgggcagcctgggtggctcggtggttcaGCGCTGCTTTCGGCCCaacgtgtgatcctggagacccaggatcgagtgccacgtcgggctccctgcatggaacctgcttctccctctgcctgtgtttctgcttctctctctctctctctctctctctctgtctctcatgaataaataaaatcttaaaaaaaaaaacaaaaacatttagcTTCAGGCCTACTAATTATGACACTTGTCCTTGTTGCATTCCATTTGTGTCCTTGAATACATGCACATCCTTTGATCATTATGTATTTTCTGTGTTAAAAGAGTCACATCAtgtaatcacttttttttcctatttgttgcTACTTTACATAGTTTTCTTGACTTCACacaaaaacttttcctttttaatttctttaatctgAGATTCATGATAATAAGGCCTTTGATATGTTTTGCTGCATTGCTCTCCAAAAAGGGCTGAACCTTTTTACATTGCCAGCAATAAAATGGAAGGCACTGATGTTAAAGCAGGCGTTAAATATGATTGTTAAAAACTagttttctgggcagcctgggtggctcagtggtttagcgccgccttcagtccagggtgttatcctggagtcccgggatcgagtcccatgtcaggctccctgcatggtgcctgcttctccctcttcctgtgtctctgcctctctgtgtgtattatgaataaataaaatctttaaaaacaaaacaaaacaactagtTTCCTAGTTCAATATTATAAAATGGTCACGTGCATTTATCTTGTTAATGCATTGAaaaattttatgtgtgttttattaATGCTGTTAGTAAAAtgctgttttatcttttttg
Proteins encoded in this region:
- the DRG1 gene encoding developmentally-regulated GTP-binding protein 1 yields the protein MSSTLAKIAEIEAEMARTQKNKATAHHLGLLKARLAKLRRELITPKGGGGGGPGEGFDVAKTGDARIGFVGFPSVGKSTLLSNLAGVYSEVAAYEFTTLTTVPGVIRYKGAKIQLLDLPGIIEGAKDGKGRGRQVIAVARTCNLILIVLDVLKPLGHKKIIENELEGFGIRLNSKPPNIGFKKKDKGGINLTATCPQSELDAETVKSILAEYKIHNADVTLRSDATADDLIDVVEGNRVYIPCIYVLNKIDQISIEELDIIYKVPHCVPISAHHRWNFDDLLEKIWDYLKLVRIYTKPKGQLPDYTSPVVLPYSRTTVEDFCMKIHKNLIKEFKYALVWGLSVKHNPQKVGKDHTLEDEDVIQIVKK